The following proteins are encoded in a genomic region of Arachis ipaensis cultivar K30076 chromosome B02, Araip1.1, whole genome shotgun sequence:
- the LOC107628375 gene encoding CBL-interacting protein kinase 24-like isoform X2 has product MSEFHYVMGFFAFVGTVIYACLQIVITGLDVALIDKAGRKPLLLVNSKQRTTLLQILDTHLHAGSKRSIFHSDIKPSNILLDSNMVPKPSDFGLSLQGPLSTSKLKPIEVDYVAGTFRYVAPECQLLQGGY; this is encoded by the exons ATGTCTGAATTTCATTATGTCATGGGATTTTTTGCGTTTGTTGGAACAGTAATATATGCTTGCCTTCAG ATTGTGATCACTGGCCTTGATGTAGCTCTGATAGATAAAGCTGGCAGGAAACCCCTATTACTGGTTAATTCAAAGCAGAGAACAACTCTCCTTCAAATTTT AGATACACACCTTCACGCTGGATCCAAGCGCTCTATCTTTCATAGTGACATAAAACCTAGTAACATTCTTTTGGATAGCAATATGGTGCCTAAGCCCTCAGACTTTGGGCTTTCATTGCAGGGACCACTATCTACTTCCAAGCTAAAACCAATTGAAGTAGACTATGTTGCAG GTACATTTAGATACGTAGCCCCTGAGTGTCAGCTATTACAAGGAGGTTATTAG
- the LOC107628375 gene encoding L-type lectin-domain containing receptor kinase S.4-like isoform X1 — MSEFHYVMGFFAFVGTVIYACLQIVITGLDVALIDKAGRKPLLLVNSKQRTTLLQILDTHLHAGSKRSIFHSDIKPSNILLDSNMVPKPSDFGLSLQGPLSTSKLKPIEVDYVAVSLVGTFRYVAPECQLLQGGY, encoded by the exons ATGTCTGAATTTCATTATGTCATGGGATTTTTTGCGTTTGTTGGAACAGTAATATATGCTTGCCTTCAG ATTGTGATCACTGGCCTTGATGTAGCTCTGATAGATAAAGCTGGCAGGAAACCCCTATTACTGGTTAATTCAAAGCAGAGAACAACTCTCCTTCAAATTTT AGATACACACCTTCACGCTGGATCCAAGCGCTCTATCTTTCATAGTGACATAAAACCTAGTAACATTCTTTTGGATAGCAATATGGTGCCTAAGCCCTCAGACTTTGGGCTTTCATTGCAGGGACCACTATCTACTTCCAAGCTAAAACCAATTGAAGTAGACTATGTTGCAG TCTCACTTGTAGGTACATTTAGATACGTAGCCCCTGAGTGTCAGCTATTACAAGGAGGTTATTAG